In Populus trichocarpa isolate Nisqually-1 chromosome 7, P.trichocarpa_v4.1, whole genome shotgun sequence, the following proteins share a genomic window:
- the LOC7457170 gene encoding probable terpene synthase 6 isoform X3, with protein sequence MALQTDLPANSMQNFRPLADFPPTEWGFSFVSFSFPEMEFESYNRQVEELKNIVMGMLMASKKDPVENVEFINLLCRLGVSYHFETEIEDQVDYVHDSLPYLLENNDHDLHTVALLFRVLRQNGCKVSSDVFKKFKDTNGEFKKTITSDVKGNLSLHEAAHLSVNGEQILDEALEFSRTNLESLATQSGPRLARHIKYALIRPIHKTVQRLEAREYISFYEEEDFRNETLLKFAKLDFNRVQLLHQQELSTLSSWWKDLNLVEELPYARDRIVEMYFWVNAMHFEPQYALARILSTKLGALITVIDDTYDAYSTYEELQHFTKAVIRCNIDAIDQLPTDSMKALYRALLSYFDDVANEVSKNGKSFTAVKYVKEEMKEMIRTYIVEAQWCNDRFVPPLNEYVRNGKISIGFMATTTVFFVVETARIKELEWLTSKAKISEAGCLFLRLMNDIVTHEFEQKREHCASAIECYMKEYGVSMNEAVKELQKTCADAWKDINEDCLKPTAISMNLLKVCVNNARATDVVYESNDAYTNASCLKGRISLLFVEKIPLQS encoded by the exons ATGGCATTGCAGACAGATTTACCAGCAAACAGCATGCAGAACTTCCGTCCATTGGCTGACTTCCCTCCCACTGAATGGGGTTTTAGCTTCGTTTCGTTTTCGTTCCCAGAAATG GAATTCGAATCATACAATAGACAAGTAGAAGAGTTGAAGAATATTGTGATGGGCATGTTAATGGCTTCTAAAAAGGATCCTGTTGAAAACGTTGAGTTTATCAACCTGCTATGCCGCCTCGGTGTATCATATCACTTCGAAACTGAGATTGAAGATCAAGTAGATTATGTTCATGATTCTCTTCCCTATCTTCTTGAAAATAATGACCACGATCTCCACACTGTTGCACTTTTATTTCGAGTTCTAAGGCAAAATGGATGCAAAGTGTCTTCTG ATGTGTTCAAGAAATTCAAGGACACCAATGGTGAGTTCAAGAAAACCATTACCAGTGATGTGAAAGGCAATCTTAGCTTGCACGAAGCTGCCCATTTGAGTGTCAATGGAGAGCAAATCTTAGATGAAGCCTTGGAGTTTTCAAGGACAAACCTAGAGTCCTTGGCAACGCAGTCAGGCCCTCGTCTTGCAAGACACATTAAGTATGCTCTGATCCGACCGATCCACAAAACCGTTCAGAGACTCGAGGCCAGGGAATACATCTCTTTTtacgaagaagaagattttcGAAACGAAACTTTGCTTAAATTTGCAAAACTAGATTTCAACAGGGTACAATTACTGCACCAGCAAGAGCTAAGCACACTCTCaag CTGGTGGAAAGACTTAAATTTGGTTGAAGAGTTGCCTTATGCAAGGGACAGAATTGTTGAGATGTATTTTTGGGTCAATGCAATGCATTTTGAGCCTCAGTATGCTCTTGCTCGGATCTTGTCCACAAAGCTTGGAGCTTTGATCACCGTCATAGACGACACATATGATGCGTATTCTACGTATGAAGAACTTCAACATTTTACCAAGGCTGTTATCAG ATGCAATATCGATGCCATCGATCAGCTACCCACGGATTCCATGAAAGCTCTTTATAGGGCTCTCTTAAGTTATTTTGATGACGTTGCAAATGAAGTTAGCAAGAATGGAAAATCCTTTACTGCTGTCAAATATGTGAAGGAGGAG ATGAAAGAGATGATAAGAACCTACATAGTCGAGGCTCAATGGTGTAACGATCGTTTTGTGCCGCCATTGAATGAGTATGTGCGCAATGGAAAAATCTCGATTGGTTTTATGGCAACGACAACAGTATTCTTCGTAGTTGAAActgcaagaatcaaagaattgGAATGGTTAACAAGTAAAGCAAAAATCTCCGAGGCAGGATGTTTGTTTCTCCGCCTTATGAATGACATAGTGACCCATGAG TTTGAACAAAAGAGGGAGCATTGTGCTTCTGCAATTGAATGCTACATGAAAGAATATGGAGTCTCCATGAACGAGGCAGTTAAAGAGCTTCAGAAAACATGTGCAGATGCATGGAAGGACATTAACGAAGACTGCTTGAAGCCCACTGCCATCTCCATGAATCTCCTTAAGGTGTGTGTCAACAATGCACGTGCAACAGACGTCGTTTATGAGAGCAACGACGCCTACACAAATGCATCATGCTTGAAAG